Proteins encoded within one genomic window of Cellulomonas xiejunii:
- a CDS encoding urease subunit gamma: MRLTPADSEKLLLAVAGMVARDRLARGVLLNHPEAVALLSTWVIERARDGVGVPQLMADGRSVLSRDQVMPGVPEMLRDVQVEATFPDGRKLVTLHDPIA, from the coding sequence ATGAGGCTCACCCCCGCCGACTCCGAGAAGCTGCTGCTGGCCGTCGCCGGCATGGTCGCGCGTGACCGCCTGGCGCGTGGCGTCCTGCTGAACCACCCCGAGGCCGTCGCCCTGCTCAGCACCTGGGTGATCGAGCGGGCGCGTGACGGCGTCGGGGTCCCGCAGCTCATGGCGGACGGCCGCTCGGTGCTGAGCCGCGACCAGGTGATGCCGGGGGTGCCGGAGATGCTGCGCGACGTCCAGGTCGAGGCGACGTTCCCCGACGGTCGCAAGCTCGTGACGCTGCACGACCCCATCGCCTGA
- a CDS encoding urease subunit alpha has protein sequence MVAISRARYAALYGPTTGDQVRLGDTDLWIEVEDDLTVGGEEAVFGGGKSIRESMAQGSTTRAEGAPDTVVTNALVLDWWGVVKADIGIRDGRIVALGRAGNPDVADGVHPDLRIGPSTDVISGEGRILTAGGIDVHVHFLSPSQVHEALATGLTTLAGGGTGPSEGSKATTVTPGAWHLRALHRALDTVPVNLLLLGKGNTVSARGLAEQALAGAGGYKVHEDWGSTPAAIDAALRAADDWGLQVALHSDSLNEAGFVESTIGAIAGRSIHAFHAEGAGGGHAPDILTVASLPHVIPGSTNPTLPHTVNTVAEHLDMLMVCHHLNPSVPEDLAFAESRIRATTIAAEDVLHDMGALSITSSDAQAMGRIGEVITRTWQVAHVMKHRRGPLSSALPADNERARRYVAKYTINPAVAHGIDHVVGSVEVGKMADLVLWDPRFFGVRPDVVVKGGSIAWAALGDPNASIPTPQPVLMRPSFADATGADVSVSFVAPAALDDGLADRLGLRRRLEAIRPTRDVGKAQMVNNDVLPRIEVDPETFTIRVDGDVVEPAPADVLPLAQLYSLF, from the coding sequence ATGGTCGCGATCTCCCGCGCCCGCTACGCGGCGCTGTACGGCCCGACGACCGGTGACCAGGTCCGCCTGGGCGACACCGACCTGTGGATCGAGGTCGAGGACGACCTGACCGTCGGCGGCGAGGAGGCCGTCTTCGGGGGCGGCAAGTCGATCCGCGAGTCCATGGCCCAGGGCTCCACGACGCGCGCCGAGGGCGCGCCGGACACCGTCGTCACCAACGCGCTCGTCCTGGACTGGTGGGGCGTGGTCAAGGCCGACATCGGCATCCGCGACGGGCGCATCGTGGCCCTGGGTCGCGCGGGCAACCCGGACGTCGCCGACGGCGTGCACCCGGACCTGCGCATCGGCCCGTCGACCGACGTGATCAGCGGTGAGGGTCGCATCCTCACCGCGGGCGGCATCGACGTGCACGTGCACTTCCTGTCCCCGTCGCAGGTGCACGAGGCCCTGGCGACGGGGTTGACGACGCTCGCGGGCGGCGGCACGGGCCCGTCGGAGGGCTCGAAGGCCACCACCGTCACACCGGGCGCGTGGCACCTGCGCGCGCTGCACCGCGCGCTCGACACCGTGCCGGTCAACCTGCTGCTGCTGGGCAAGGGCAACACCGTCAGCGCGCGGGGCCTGGCCGAGCAGGCCCTGGCCGGCGCCGGCGGGTACAAGGTCCACGAGGACTGGGGGTCCACGCCCGCCGCGATCGACGCCGCGCTACGCGCCGCCGACGACTGGGGCCTGCAGGTCGCGCTGCACTCCGACTCGCTCAACGAGGCCGGGTTCGTCGAGTCGACGATCGGTGCGATCGCGGGCCGCTCGATCCACGCGTTCCACGCCGAGGGCGCGGGAGGGGGGCACGCGCCCGACATCCTCACGGTCGCCTCGCTGCCCCACGTCATCCCCGGGTCGACCAACCCGACGCTCCCCCACACCGTCAACACCGTCGCCGAGCACCTCGACATGCTCATGGTCTGCCACCACCTGAACCCGTCCGTCCCGGAGGACCTCGCGTTCGCCGAGTCCCGCATCCGCGCGACGACCATCGCGGCCGAGGACGTCCTGCACGACATGGGCGCGCTGTCCATCACGTCGTCCGACGCCCAGGCGATGGGCCGCATCGGCGAGGTGATCACGCGCACGTGGCAGGTCGCGCACGTGATGAAGCACCGCCGCGGCCCGCTGTCGTCGGCCCTGCCCGCGGACAACGAGCGCGCCCGCCGCTACGTCGCGAAGTACACGATCAACCCGGCCGTCGCGCACGGCATCGACCACGTCGTCGGGTCCGTCGAGGTCGGCAAGATGGCCGACCTCGTGCTGTGGGACCCGCGGTTCTTCGGGGTGAGGCCCGACGTCGTCGTCAAGGGCGGGTCCATCGCGTGGGCCGCGCTGGGTGACCCGAACGCGTCCATCCCGACGCCGCAGCCGGTGCTCATGCGCCCGTCCTTCGCGGACGCGACGGGTGCGGACGTGTCGGTGTCGTTCGTCGCGCCCGCCGCCCTCGACGACGGCCTGGCCGACCGCCTCGGCCTGCGACGCCGGCTCGAGGCCATCCGGCCCACGCGCGACGTCGGCAAGGCGCAGATGGTCAACAACGACGTCCTGCCTCGGATCGAGGTCGACCCGGAGACGTTCACCATCCGCGTCGACGGCGACGTCGTCGAGCCGGCGCCGGCCGACGTCCTGCCCCTGGCCCAGCTCTACTCCCTCTTCTGA
- the urtD gene encoding urea ABC transporter ATP-binding protein UrtD: MSEQTDTGPVVPPDATGGLDTEALEAVIAAPGARFRHDYLEIRDLRVVFDGFVAVDGVDLTVTQGDLRFLIGPNGAGKTTIVDAITGLAHATGSVQFGGVELLGRPSHRIVRAGVGRTFQTASVFDELTVLQNLDIAAGAGRGPWTMLRRRNVVPPEVEAALETVGLTHVRDLPAGVLAHGQKQWLEIGMLLVQDARLLLLDEPVAGMSQAEREETGLLLQRIGEQRTVVVVEHDMEFLRSFASSVTVLHQGRVLSEGTVAQVQADPRVVEVYLGSGAHGRGRGAAAQTDGAAAQTDGAAAQTDAAPAATTEVE; encoded by the coding sequence ATGAGCGAGCAGACCGACACCGGTCCGGTCGTCCCGCCGGACGCGACGGGGGGCCTGGACACCGAGGCCCTGGAGGCGGTCATCGCCGCACCGGGCGCGCGCTTCCGGCACGACTACCTGGAGATCCGCGACCTGCGCGTCGTGTTCGACGGGTTCGTCGCGGTCGACGGCGTGGACCTGACCGTCACGCAGGGGGACCTGCGGTTCCTCATCGGGCCCAACGGCGCCGGCAAGACGACGATCGTCGACGCGATCACGGGCCTGGCGCACGCGACCGGGTCGGTGCAGTTCGGCGGCGTCGAGCTGCTCGGGCGCCCGTCGCACCGGATCGTGCGCGCGGGCGTCGGACGGACGTTCCAGACCGCGAGCGTCTTCGACGAGCTCACCGTGCTGCAGAACCTCGACATCGCCGCCGGGGCCGGACGCGGGCCGTGGACCATGCTGCGACGCCGCAACGTCGTACCGCCCGAGGTCGAGGCCGCGCTGGAGACCGTGGGCCTGACGCACGTGCGTGACCTGCCCGCCGGGGTGCTCGCGCACGGGCAGAAGCAGTGGCTGGAGATCGGGATGCTGCTGGTCCAGGACGCGCGCCTGCTGCTGCTCGACGAACCCGTGGCGGGCATGAGCCAGGCCGAGCGCGAGGAGACGGGCCTGCTGCTGCAGCGCATCGGTGAGCAGCGCACGGTCGTCGTCGTCGAGCACGACATGGAGTTCCTGCGGTCGTTCGCGTCGTCGGTCACGGTGCTGCACCAGGGGCGCGTGCTGTCGGAGGGGACGGTCGCGCAGGTGCAGGCCGACCCGCGCGTCGTCGAGGTGTACCTGGGGTCCGGGGCGCACGGCCGGGGACGAGGCGCGGCGGCGCAGACGGATGGCGCGGCGGCGCAGACGGATGGCGCGGCGGCGCAGACGGACGCCGCGCCCGCCGCGACCACGGAGGTGGAGTGA
- the ureB gene encoding urease subunit beta yields MSGTSADGPGAVRTREGTVVLNGDRTPAERLTLVVENTGDRPVQIGSHLHLPDANAALAFDRAAAHGFRLDVPSGTSQRFEPGASRSVDAVAIRGARCVPGLQLGKTDGGAL; encoded by the coding sequence ATGTCAGGCACGTCCGCCGACGGCCCCGGCGCCGTCCGCACGCGCGAGGGCACGGTCGTGCTCAACGGCGACCGCACCCCCGCCGAGCGGCTCACGCTCGTCGTCGAGAACACCGGCGACCGCCCGGTGCAGATCGGCTCGCACCTGCACCTGCCCGACGCCAACGCGGCGCTCGCGTTCGACCGCGCGGCCGCGCACGGGTTCCGGCTCGACGTGCCGTCGGGGACGTCGCAGCGCTTCGAGCCGGGCGCGTCGCGGTCGGTCGACGCGGTGGCGATCCGCGGTGCGCGGTGCGTGCCCGGCCTGCAGCTCGGCAAGACCGACGGGGGTGCGCTCTAG
- the urtE gene encoding urea ABC transporter ATP-binding subunit UrtE, with amino-acid sequence MLELRGVHVGYGRTAVVHGVDVEVPDGSVVAVMGHNGAGKTTLLRAAVGLLPVRSGTVLLGGEDVTRRRPHQRVRAGLAYVPQGQQSFGQLTARENLQLVADVAGSAGGRRLDEALDLFPALRELLGRRAGLLSGGQRQQLAIARALITGPRLIVLDEPTEGIQPSVVAEIEDAIVQLAGDGLSVLLVEQHVGFALAASSRYYVLESGRVTAEGVGGVAQEGDVRAAMAI; translated from the coding sequence ATGCTGGAGCTGCGTGGGGTACACGTCGGGTACGGCCGCACCGCGGTCGTCCACGGCGTCGACGTCGAGGTGCCGGACGGGTCCGTCGTCGCGGTCATGGGCCACAACGGTGCGGGCAAGACGACGCTGCTGCGGGCCGCGGTGGGGCTGCTGCCCGTGCGGTCCGGCACGGTCCTGCTGGGCGGCGAGGACGTGACGCGCCGACGCCCGCACCAGCGGGTGCGCGCCGGGCTCGCGTACGTCCCGCAGGGGCAGCAGTCGTTCGGCCAGCTCACTGCGCGGGAGAACCTGCAGCTCGTCGCCGACGTCGCCGGGTCGGCGGGGGGCCGGCGCCTCGACGAGGCGCTCGACCTGTTCCCCGCGCTGCGCGAGCTGCTGGGGCGCCGGGCGGGGCTGCTGTCAGGTGGGCAGCGCCAGCAGCTCGCGATCGCGCGGGCGCTGATCACCGGGCCGCGCCTGATCGTCCTCGACGAGCCCACCGAGGGCATCCAGCCGTCGGTCGTCGCGGAGATCGAGGACGCGATCGTCCAGCTCGCGGGGGACGGGCTGTCGGTGCTGCTCGTCGAGCAGCACGTGGGCTTCGCGCTCGCCGCGTCGTCCCGCTACTACGTCCTGGAGTCGGGTCGGGTGACGGCCGAGGGTGTCGGTGGGGTCGCCCAGGAGGGTGACGTGCGTGCCGCCATGGCGATCTGA
- the urtC gene encoding urea ABC transporter permease subunit UrtC: MSAGTTDVARPASTSTTWWRRPAMRVWVGVAVAAVVLFGLAPALLSDFRLNLLAKFLCLAMVAVGIGLAWGRGGMLVLGQGVFFGIGGYLMAMHMKLSDAGPGGVPDFLLLYGDGVVPGWWEPLRSPVVTILAILVLPAGIAALLGLAVFRRRVRGAYFAILSQALAAAFAILLVGQQKVTGGTNGLNGFRSFFGYDLADPVNKRMLYFIAAGVLIAMVVVVRLLMHSRYGELLVAVRDQENRVRFLGYDPANVKVVAYAIAACFAGIGGALFAPVVGIISPADVGVIPSIGFLVGVAIGGRATLLGPVLGAVAVSWAETGLSEQFPSFWTYFQGAMFILVVAFLPQGFASLGGLWRRRRRTPGDVPGDLGDPPAPTAAPVGSGTAPDDDAQHAADAARTAGRHT, encoded by the coding sequence ATGAGCGCGGGGACGACCGACGTGGCCCGGCCCGCGAGCACGTCGACGACCTGGTGGCGACGCCCCGCGATGCGCGTGTGGGTCGGCGTCGCGGTCGCTGCGGTCGTGCTGTTCGGGCTGGCGCCCGCACTGCTCTCCGACTTCCGGCTGAACCTGCTCGCCAAGTTCCTGTGCCTGGCGATGGTCGCGGTCGGGATCGGCCTGGCGTGGGGGCGCGGCGGCATGCTCGTCCTCGGGCAGGGCGTGTTCTTCGGCATCGGCGGCTACCTGATGGCGATGCACATGAAGCTGTCCGACGCGGGCCCCGGCGGGGTGCCGGACTTCCTGCTGCTGTACGGCGACGGCGTCGTGCCGGGCTGGTGGGAGCCGTTGCGCAGCCCCGTCGTCACGATCCTCGCGATCCTCGTGCTGCCCGCCGGCATCGCCGCCCTGCTGGGGCTGGCGGTGTTCCGCCGCCGCGTGCGCGGCGCGTACTTCGCGATCCTCTCGCAGGCGCTCGCCGCCGCGTTCGCGATCCTCCTGGTCGGCCAGCAGAAGGTCACGGGCGGCACCAACGGCCTCAACGGGTTCCGGTCGTTCTTCGGGTACGACCTGGCCGACCCCGTCAACAAGCGGATGCTCTACTTCATCGCCGCGGGCGTGCTCATCGCGATGGTGGTGGTCGTGCGGCTGCTCATGCACTCGCGCTACGGCGAGCTGCTCGTCGCCGTCCGCGACCAGGAGAACCGCGTGCGGTTCCTCGGGTACGACCCGGCGAACGTCAAGGTCGTCGCCTACGCGATCGCGGCGTGCTTCGCGGGCATCGGCGGCGCGCTGTTCGCCCCGGTCGTGGGGATCATCTCGCCCGCCGACGTGGGCGTCATCCCGTCCATCGGGTTCCTCGTGGGCGTCGCGATCGGCGGCCGCGCGACGCTGCTCGGCCCGGTGCTGGGCGCGGTGGCCGTGTCGTGGGCCGAGACGGGCCTCTCGGAGCAGTTCCCGTCCTTCTGGACCTACTTCCAGGGGGCAATGTTCATCCTCGTCGTCGCGTTCCTGCCGCAGGGGTTCGCGTCCCTCGGCGGCCTGTGGCGGCGGCGTCGCAGGACGCCCGGTGACGTGCCCGGTGACCTGGGTGACCCGCCGGCCCCGACCGCCGCACCCGTGGGGTCCGGCACGGCACCCGACGACGACGCGCAGCACGCCGCCGACGCGGCCCGCACCGCAGGGAGGCACACATGA
- a CDS encoding urease accessory protein UreF, which yields MPALAATRLRTVTATEAGAAVVARHRWLDRRDLAPVADAWAARTPSPAVRDAARRLGRGYLRLALALWPGDLAGAFAPGSAPPRPLVAGAIGAVAGLDALQVALLVGYDDVQTIASAALKLTPLDPATTTRWVLDLHPAVAQMAASVAHLTDPDDIPSAGAPMTDAWAQAHAGTTRRLFHG from the coding sequence GTGCCCGCACTGGCGGCCACGCGGCTGCGGACGGTGACCGCGACCGAGGCGGGTGCCGCCGTCGTCGCGCGGCACCGGTGGCTGGACCGGCGCGACCTCGCGCCCGTCGCGGACGCGTGGGCCGCGCGCACCCCCAGCCCCGCGGTCCGCGACGCCGCACGACGCCTCGGCCGTGGCTACCTGCGGCTCGCGCTGGCGCTGTGGCCGGGCGACCTCGCCGGAGCGTTCGCGCCCGGGTCCGCTCCCCCGCGCCCGCTGGTCGCGGGGGCGATCGGGGCGGTCGCCGGTCTCGACGCGCTCCAGGTCGCGCTGCTCGTCGGCTACGACGACGTCCAGACGATCGCGTCGGCCGCGCTCAAGCTCACCCCTCTCGACCCGGCGACGACGACGCGGTGGGTGCTCGACCTGCATCCCGCCGTCGCGCAGATGGCGGCGTCCGTCGCCCACCTGACCGACCCGGACGACATCCCGTCGGCCGGGGCACCGATGACCGACGCGTGGGCGCAGGCCCACGCCGGCACCACCCGGAGGC
- the urtA gene encoding urea ABC transporter substrate-binding protein, with protein sequence MTTHPLPSRTSRKRALALSAAALAAALTLSACGGARTAAGTDGGTASASGGASCVDTSGDTVKIGFLNSLSGTMAISEQTVRDSLDLAAEEINAAGGVLGKQLEIVAEDGASEPTVFAEKADKLISSDCVAAVFGGWTSSSRKAMLPVFESKNSLLFYPVQYEGLEASKNIFYTGATTNQQIIPGMDYLKEQGKKKVFLVGSDYVFPRTANKIINAYAEANGIEIVGEEYAPLGHTDFATIVNKLKASGADAVFNTLNGDSNVAFFKEYKNVGLTVDATPVVSVSIAEEEVGGIGVDNIVGQLTAWNYYQTVESPENTTFVAAFKAKYGDDRPTSDPMEAAYTSLYLWKGMVEKAESFAVADIQEAADGVSFDAPEGTVTVNGDNHHIAKTAYIGEIGPDGLIYSVWESDGPIEPDPFLEGYDWAEGLS encoded by the coding sequence TTGACCACACACCCCCTCCCCTCGCGGACGTCCCGGAAGCGCGCGCTCGCACTGTCGGCCGCCGCGCTCGCGGCCGCACTCACGCTCTCGGCCTGCGGTGGCGCCCGCACCGCCGCAGGCACGGACGGCGGCACGGCGTCCGCGTCCGGCGGAGCCTCCTGCGTGGACACGTCCGGGGACACCGTGAAGATCGGGTTCCTCAACTCGCTGTCCGGGACCATGGCCATCTCCGAGCAGACGGTCCGTGACTCCCTCGACCTCGCGGCCGAGGAGATCAACGCCGCCGGCGGCGTGCTCGGCAAGCAGCTGGAGATCGTCGCCGAGGACGGCGCCTCCGAGCCGACCGTCTTCGCCGAGAAGGCCGACAAGCTCATCTCGTCCGACTGCGTCGCCGCGGTCTTCGGCGGCTGGACCTCCTCGTCCCGCAAGGCGATGCTGCCGGTCTTCGAGTCCAAGAACTCGCTGCTGTTCTACCCCGTGCAGTACGAGGGCCTCGAGGCGTCGAAGAACATCTTCTACACCGGCGCGACGACGAACCAGCAGATCATCCCCGGCATGGACTACCTCAAGGAGCAGGGGAAGAAGAAGGTCTTCCTCGTCGGGTCGGACTACGTCTTCCCGCGCACCGCGAACAAGATCATCAACGCCTACGCCGAGGCGAACGGCATCGAGATCGTCGGCGAGGAGTACGCGCCCCTGGGTCACACCGACTTCGCGACGATCGTCAACAAGCTCAAGGCGTCCGGCGCCGACGCGGTGTTCAACACCCTGAACGGCGACTCCAACGTCGCGTTCTTCAAGGAGTACAAGAACGTCGGCCTGACGGTGGACGCCACCCCGGTGGTCTCGGTGTCGATCGCCGAGGAGGAGGTCGGCGGCATCGGCGTCGACAACATCGTCGGCCAGCTCACCGCGTGGAACTACTACCAGACGGTCGAGTCGCCCGAGAACACGACGTTCGTCGCGGCGTTCAAGGCGAAGTACGGCGACGACCGGCCGACGTCCGACCCGATGGAGGCCGCGTACACGTCCCTCTACCTGTGGAAGGGCATGGTCGAGAAGGCCGAGTCCTTCGCGGTCGCGGACATCCAGGAGGCTGCGGACGGCGTGAGCTTCGACGCCCCGGAGGGCACCGTCACCGTCAACGGCGACAACCACCACATCGCCAAGACGGCGTACATCGGGGAGATCGGGCCCGACGGCCTCATCTACTCCGTCTGGGAGTCGGACGGCCCGATCGAGCCGGACCCGTTCCTCGAGGGCTACGACTGGGCCGAGGGCCTGTCCTGA
- a CDS encoding methionine/alanine import family NSS transporter small subunit yields MSTSAIVMMVVAMVVIWGGLAAAIVNLLRHGSVENRAENVRRDL; encoded by the coding sequence ATGAGCACGAGCGCGATCGTGATGATGGTGGTGGCGATGGTCGTCATCTGGGGCGGGCTGGCCGCGGCGATCGTCAACCTGCTGCGGCACGGCTCGGTCGAGAACCGGGCGGAGAACGTGCGCCGCGACCTGTGA
- a CDS encoding GntR family transcriptional regulator, whose translation MSMAGGSLREQVYQQLRDEILNGRVSPRERLTEPKLSKAFEVSRTPVREALSRLLSDGLVERTDFGYAVVVPSLAALRDLYELRITLELRGIARAIENPQVQHDRALLGAELARWQEMRDVVPDPDPSFVVLDEGFHRALSQASGNGQLTDALVTVNQKIRAVRMHDFIEDERITATIDEHLEILELVLAERLGEALTALHRHVGESLEVVMERASHAMARMALAG comes from the coding sequence ATGAGCATGGCCGGCGGGTCGTTGCGCGAGCAGGTGTACCAGCAGCTGCGCGACGAGATCCTCAACGGACGCGTCTCGCCGCGTGAGCGGCTCACCGAGCCCAAGCTGTCGAAGGCGTTCGAGGTGTCCCGCACGCCGGTGCGCGAGGCGCTGTCCCGGCTGCTGTCCGACGGGCTGGTCGAGCGCACGGACTTCGGCTACGCGGTCGTCGTGCCGTCCCTGGCCGCGCTGCGCGACCTGTACGAACTGCGCATCACGCTCGAGCTGCGCGGCATCGCGCGGGCCATCGAGAACCCGCAGGTGCAGCACGACCGTGCCCTCCTGGGCGCCGAGCTGGCGCGCTGGCAGGAGATGCGCGACGTCGTCCCCGACCCCGACCCGAGCTTCGTGGTGCTCGACGAGGGGTTCCACCGCGCACTGTCCCAGGCGTCGGGCAACGGGCAGCTCACCGACGCCCTGGTCACCGTGAACCAGAAGATCCGCGCCGTGCGCATGCACGACTTCATCGAGGACGAGCGCATCACCGCGACCATCGACGAGCACCTGGAGATCCTCGAGCTCGTGCTCGCCGAGCGCCTCGGCGAGGCGCTCACGGCGCTGCACCGGCACGTGGGGGAGTCCCTGGAGGTCGTCATGGAGCGCGCCTCGCACGCGATGGCGCGCATGGCGCTCGCGGGCTGA
- the urtB gene encoding urea ABC transporter permease subunit UrtB yields MDALFSQLFAGLSLGSVLLLAALGLALTFGQMGVINMAHGEFMMAGAYTAFVLQAFIPDAGISLLVALPVGFVVGGLLGLLLEVTLISRMYRRPLDTLLVTFGVALVLQQLARDVFGAPNVDVRAPAWLSGAVPFLGMNLPKTRLFILGLAIACVVVLALVLKLTPLGRRIRATVQNRDLAETSGVSTRATDRLTFFVGSGVAGVAGVALTLLGSIGPTLGTNYIVDAFLVVVVGGIGQLKGAVIAAFSLGIVQAAFEYSTTASLAKVLLFVVIVAFLQVRPQGLVSVRTRSLA; encoded by the coding sequence ATGGACGCCCTGTTCTCCCAGCTCTTCGCGGGCCTGAGTCTCGGCTCGGTGCTGCTGCTCGCGGCGCTCGGCCTGGCCCTGACGTTCGGTCAGATGGGCGTCATCAACATGGCGCACGGCGAGTTCATGATGGCCGGCGCCTACACGGCGTTCGTCCTGCAGGCGTTCATCCCCGACGCGGGGATCTCGCTGCTCGTGGCACTGCCCGTCGGCTTCGTCGTCGGCGGCCTTCTCGGGCTGCTGCTGGAGGTCACGCTGATCTCCCGGATGTACCGGCGACCACTGGACACGCTCCTGGTCACGTTCGGCGTCGCGCTGGTGCTGCAGCAGCTCGCACGCGACGTCTTCGGCGCCCCGAACGTCGACGTCCGCGCCCCGGCGTGGCTCTCGGGGGCGGTGCCGTTCCTCGGCATGAACCTGCCCAAGACGCGGCTGTTCATCCTCGGCCTCGCGATCGCGTGCGTCGTCGTGCTGGCCCTGGTCCTCAAGCTCACGCCGCTGGGACGGCGGATCCGCGCGACGGTCCAGAACCGGGACCTCGCCGAGACGTCGGGCGTCTCGACGCGCGCCACCGACCGCCTCACGTTCTTCGTCGGCTCCGGCGTGGCCGGGGTCGCCGGCGTCGCGCTGACGCTGCTCGGGTCGATCGGCCCGACGCTCGGCACCAACTACATCGTCGACGCGTTCCTCGTGGTCGTCGTCGGTGGCATCGGCCAGCTCAAGGGCGCCGTGATCGCCGCGTTCTCGCTCGGGATCGTGCAGGCGGCGTTCGAGTACTCGACGACGGCGAGCCTGGCCAAGGTCCTGCTCTTCGTCGTCATCGTCGCGTTCCTGCAGGTGCGGCCGCAGGGCCTGGTCTCGGTCCGCACGCGGAGCCTGGCATGA
- a CDS encoding sodium-dependent transporter, with product MSAAGAGATGQVDEKRKRGAFSSRRVFILAAIGSAVGLGNIWRFPYVTYENGGGAFVVPYLVALLTAGIPFLLLDYAIGHRQRGSAPLSFARLRRSAEGLGWWQVAICFVIAVYYAAVVAWALRYTFFSLDKAWGSDPEGFFFGEFLQAGDVRVTTDVVPGVLVPLAIVWLSVLVIMALGVQRGIGASSMVFIPVLILAFTALVVRALLLPGATAGLDALFTPDWSALTSASVWAAAFGQIFFSLSIGFGIMITYASYVGRREDMVGSGLVVGFANSSFELLAGIGVFAALGFMAQANGVAVADVASSGIGLAFIAFPTIISEAPAGALIGVLFFASLVLAGITSLVSVIEVVISAVRDKFDTRRLTATLAVVVPCALLSLALFSTTSGIYVLDVVDHFVNQYGILVVALVSMLVVAWALRALPALGAHLNVHGRPRVGRTWRVLTSVVAPVGLVVVLVFALRDDLGAPYEDYPAWLLMVFGWLMVVLLPVVGFLIARVPWRAGTHLDGPPPGSDPTAPLDATGIGASGARPVRDDEGDR from the coding sequence ATGAGCGCAGCAGGGGCAGGTGCCACCGGGCAGGTCGACGAGAAGCGCAAGCGCGGAGCGTTCAGCTCCCGGCGTGTCTTCATCCTCGCCGCGATCGGCTCGGCGGTCGGGCTGGGCAACATCTGGCGTTTCCCGTACGTCACCTACGAGAACGGCGGGGGCGCGTTCGTCGTCCCCTACCTCGTCGCGCTGCTGACGGCAGGCATCCCGTTCCTGCTGCTCGACTACGCGATCGGTCACCGGCAGCGCGGCTCCGCACCGCTGTCCTTCGCGCGCCTGCGCCGCAGCGCCGAAGGCCTCGGCTGGTGGCAGGTGGCGATCTGCTTCGTCATCGCCGTGTACTACGCGGCCGTGGTCGCGTGGGCCCTGCGCTACACCTTCTTCTCCCTCGACAAGGCCTGGGGCTCCGACCCGGAGGGGTTCTTCTTCGGGGAGTTCCTCCAGGCCGGCGACGTCCGCGTCACCACCGACGTGGTGCCCGGCGTGCTCGTGCCGCTCGCGATCGTGTGGCTGAGCGTGCTGGTCATCATGGCGCTCGGTGTCCAGCGCGGGATCGGCGCGAGCTCCATGGTCTTCATCCCGGTGCTGATCCTCGCGTTCACGGCGCTCGTCGTGCGGGCGCTGCTGCTGCCGGGCGCGACCGCCGGCCTCGACGCCCTCTTCACGCCGGACTGGTCGGCGCTCACCTCGGCGTCGGTGTGGGCGGCCGCGTTCGGCCAGATCTTCTTCTCGCTGTCCATCGGCTTCGGGATCATGATCACGTACGCCTCGTACGTGGGCCGCCGCGAGGACATGGTCGGCTCGGGGCTCGTCGTGGGGTTCGCGAACTCCAGCTTCGAGCTGCTCGCCGGCATCGGCGTGTTCGCCGCCCTCGGGTTCATGGCGCAGGCCAACGGGGTCGCCGTCGCCGACGTCGCCAGCAGCGGGATCGGCCTGGCGTTCATCGCGTTCCCGACGATCATCAGCGAGGCGCCGGCGGGCGCCCTCATCGGGGTCCTGTTCTTCGCGTCCCTGGTCCTCGCCGGGATCACGTCGCTCGTCAGCGTCATCGAGGTGGTCATCTCCGCCGTCCGCGACAAGTTCGACACCCGTCGCCTCACCGCGACCCTCGCGGTCGTCGTGCCGTGCGCGCTGCTGAGCCTGGCCCTGTTCAGCACGACGAGCGGCATCTACGTCCTCGACGTCGTCGACCACTTCGTCAACCAGTACGGCATCCTCGTCGTGGCGCTGGTCAGCATGCTGGTCGTCGCCTGGGCGCTGCGCGCCCTGCCCGCCCTCGGCGCGCACCTCAACGTCCACGGCCGCCCGCGGGTCGGTCGGACCTGGCGCGTCCTGACGAGCGTCGTGGCCCCCGTGGGGCTCGTCGTCGTGCTCGTCTTCGCGCTCCGCGACGACCTCGGCGCGCCCTACGAGGACTACCCCGCCTGGCTGCTGATGGTCTTCGGCTGGCTCATGGTGGTGCTGCTGCCGGTCGTCGGGTTCCTGATCGCCCGCGTCCCCTGGCGCGCCGGGACCCACCTGGACGGGCCGCCACCCGGCTCGGACCCCACGGCGCCGCTGGACGCCACCGGGATCGGGGCGTCCGGCGCACGCCCGGTCCGTGACGACGAGGGAGACCGCTGA